From a region of the Daphnia pulicaria isolate SC F1-1A chromosome 1, SC_F0-13Bv2, whole genome shotgun sequence genome:
- the LOC124333478 gene encoding vesicular glutamate transporter 1-like isoform X1: MSQFLYGIKDRAMSSLADFRRGANYEEFEMPKMRNLKNIKPNPFSKQEDEKGFITTDGGGGTVMGELGSPESLPEMERPPLRKIDMYIRPDCPCCSMTKRYTVAFLASIGFLISFGIRCNLGVAIVQMTANNTETGEPEFDWTKRTIGLVDSSFFWGYLITQVPGGFLASKYAANKVFGSAIVVSACLNMLLPGAAKLHPVVFTLVRILQGLVEVMLTLTDIQWKEKINMFSFFYCVIQQGVTYPACHGIWRWWAPPLERSRLATLAFCGSYAGAVVGMPLSGWLTDGISWQAPFYFYGVFGIIWYVFWVWLSFEKPCLHPTITPSERLYIEESLSHVQRTIPNFYTTPWRCFFTSMPVYAIIVANFCRSWTFYLLILSQPSYFRQVFKFDIGKVGTLAALPHLVMTIIVPIGGQLADHLRRNGILTTTSVRKIFNCGGFGMEAIFLMVVAYTRDTTIAITTLTLAVGFSGFAISGFNVNHLDIAPRYASILMGISNGVGTLSGMFCPIVVESLTKNEKPEEWQTVFVIASVIHFLGVGFYAVFASGELQPWAEPKDDEEDVPALTAAPTTAWNPFDSQQKPQYNGEQQPNYASTETTPAVQGSNNPFNGRLHSYGATADYSYQEQQQAPPRPPYPGNPGSFQADFSNVQQVQPAAQDIYMHGTLQDRNY, translated from the exons ATGTCGCAATTCCTGTACGGCATCAAAGACCGGGCCATGTCCAGTCTGGCCGATTTCCG GCGAGGAGCAAACTACGAAGAGTTTGAGATGCCCAAGATGAGGAACCTGAAGAACATCAAACCCAa TCCGTTTAGCAAGCAAGAAGATGAGAAGGGATTCATTACCACTGACGGCGGAGGGGGCACTGTCATGGGAGAGCTCGGATCGCCCGAATCACTGCCCGAAATGGAACGTCCGCCTTTACGCAAAATCGACATGTACATCCGACCAGATTGCCCTTGCTGCAGCATGACCAAAAGATACACGGTGGCTTTTCTCGCCAGCATTG GTTTCCTGATCTCGTTCGGCATTCGATGCAATTTGGGTGTGGCCATCGTCCAGATGACGGCCAACAACACTGAAACTGgg GAGCCAGAATTTGATTGGACCAAGAGAACTATCGGACTGGTAGattcttccttcttttggGGTTACCTGATCACTCAAGTCCCAGGAGGTTTCCTCGCTTCCAAATACGCTGCTAACAA ggttttcgGATCGGCCATCGTAGTCTCCGCATGTCTCAACATGCTCCTACCAGGAGCGGCCAAACTGCATCCGGTCGTGTTCACCCTCGTCCGCATCCTCCAAGGACTGGTCGAGGTAATGCTCACATTGACGGATATACaatggaaagagaaaataaatatgttttcctttttttattgcgtAATACAACAGGGAGTCACTTATCCGGCGTGTCACGGCATCTGGCGGTGGTGGGCTCCGCCACTGGAACGGTCCCGATTGGCCACTTTGGCATTTTGTGGATCGTACGCCGGGGCTGTAGTCGGAATGCCCCTGTCCGGATGGCTGACGGATGGCATTAGCTGGCAAGCGCCGTTTTATTTCTACG GTGTGTTTGGTATCATCTGGTACGTCTTTTGGGTGTGGTTGTCGTTCGAAAAACCTTGTCTCCACCCGACCATCACGCCCAGCGAGCGACTTTACATCGAAGAATCGTTGTCGCACGTCCAGCGAACCATTCCCAATTTCTACACGACTCCGTGgcgatgctttttcacttcgATGCCCGTCTACGCCATCATCGTGGCCAATTTCTGTCGCTCCTGGACGTTTTACTTGCTGATTCTCTCCCAACCGAGTTATTTCAGACAAGTCTTCAAGTTCGACATTGGAAAG GTGGGAACGTTGGCGGCTCTTCCTCATTTGGTGATGACGATCATCGTGCCTATAGGAGGACAATTGGCGGATCATTTGCGTCGCAATGGAATTCTTACGACGACATCCGTCCGTAAAATTTTCAACTGCGGAGGATTCGGAATGGAGGCCATTTTCTTAATG GTGGTGGCTTACACGCGTGACACGACCATCGCCATCACGACTTTAACTCTGGCCGTCGGTTTCAGCGGTTTCGCTATATCAG GTTTCAACGTCAATCATTTGGACATTGCTCCCCGCTACGCCAGTATCTTAATGGGAATCTCTAACGGAGTTGGAACGTTGTCGGGCATGTTTTGCCCCATTGTTGTCGAGTCGCTCACCAAAAATGAG aaaccGGAGGAGTGGCAGACGGTCTTTGTCATTGCATCGGTGATTCACTTCCTGGGCGTCGGCTTTTACGCCGTGTTCGCGTCTGGCGAACTCCAGCCGTGGGCCGAGCCCAAAGACGACGAAGAGGATGTGCCAGCTCTCACAGCAGCTCCCACAACGGCCTGGAATCCATTCGATTCTCAACAGAAACCCCAATACAACGGAGAGCAACAACCAAACTACGCCTCTACg GAGACGACGCCAGCTGTTCAGGGTAGCAACAATCCTTTCAACGGTCGATTACATTCCTATGGAGCCACAGCTGACTATTCCTATCAAGAGCAACAGCAAGCTCCGCCCAGACCACCCTACCCTGGTAATCCCGGATCATTCCAAGCAGATTTCTCAAACGTTCAACAGGTTCAACCAGCTGCTCAGGATATCTACATGCACGGCACTCTGCAAGATAGGAATTACTAG
- the LOC124333478 gene encoding vesicular glutamate transporter 1-like isoform X2 — protein MSQFLYGIKDRAMSSLADFRRGANYEEFEMPKMRNLKNIKPNPFSKQEDEKGFITTDGGGGTVMGELGSPESLPEMERPPLRKIDMYIRPDCPCCSMTKRYTVAFLASIGFLISFGIRCNLGVAIVQMTANNTETGEPEFDWTKRTIGLVDSSFFWGYLITQVPGGFLASKYAANKVFGSAIVVSACLNMLLPGAAKLHPVVFTLVRILQGLVEGVTYPACHGIWRWWAPPLERSRLATLAFCGSYAGAVVGMPLSGWLTDGISWQAPFYFYGVFGIIWYVFWVWLSFEKPCLHPTITPSERLYIEESLSHVQRTIPNFYTTPWRCFFTSMPVYAIIVANFCRSWTFYLLILSQPSYFRQVFKFDIGKVGTLAALPHLVMTIIVPIGGQLADHLRRNGILTTTSVRKIFNCGGFGMEAIFLMVVAYTRDTTIAITTLTLAVGFSGFAISGFNVNHLDIAPRYASILMGISNGVGTLSGMFCPIVVESLTKNEKPEEWQTVFVIASVIHFLGVGFYAVFASGELQPWAEPKDDEEDVPALTAAPTTAWNPFDSQQKPQYNGEQQPNYASTETTPAVQGSNNPFNGRLHSYGATADYSYQEQQQAPPRPPYPGNPGSFQADFSNVQQVQPAAQDIYMHGTLQDRNY, from the exons ATGTCGCAATTCCTGTACGGCATCAAAGACCGGGCCATGTCCAGTCTGGCCGATTTCCG GCGAGGAGCAAACTACGAAGAGTTTGAGATGCCCAAGATGAGGAACCTGAAGAACATCAAACCCAa TCCGTTTAGCAAGCAAGAAGATGAGAAGGGATTCATTACCACTGACGGCGGAGGGGGCACTGTCATGGGAGAGCTCGGATCGCCCGAATCACTGCCCGAAATGGAACGTCCGCCTTTACGCAAAATCGACATGTACATCCGACCAGATTGCCCTTGCTGCAGCATGACCAAAAGATACACGGTGGCTTTTCTCGCCAGCATTG GTTTCCTGATCTCGTTCGGCATTCGATGCAATTTGGGTGTGGCCATCGTCCAGATGACGGCCAACAACACTGAAACTGgg GAGCCAGAATTTGATTGGACCAAGAGAACTATCGGACTGGTAGattcttccttcttttggGGTTACCTGATCACTCAAGTCCCAGGAGGTTTCCTCGCTTCCAAATACGCTGCTAACAA ggttttcgGATCGGCCATCGTAGTCTCCGCATGTCTCAACATGCTCCTACCAGGAGCGGCCAAACTGCATCCGGTCGTGTTCACCCTCGTCCGCATCCTCCAAGGACTGGTCGAG GGAGTCACTTATCCGGCGTGTCACGGCATCTGGCGGTGGTGGGCTCCGCCACTGGAACGGTCCCGATTGGCCACTTTGGCATTTTGTGGATCGTACGCCGGGGCTGTAGTCGGAATGCCCCTGTCCGGATGGCTGACGGATGGCATTAGCTGGCAAGCGCCGTTTTATTTCTACG GTGTGTTTGGTATCATCTGGTACGTCTTTTGGGTGTGGTTGTCGTTCGAAAAACCTTGTCTCCACCCGACCATCACGCCCAGCGAGCGACTTTACATCGAAGAATCGTTGTCGCACGTCCAGCGAACCATTCCCAATTTCTACACGACTCCGTGgcgatgctttttcacttcgATGCCCGTCTACGCCATCATCGTGGCCAATTTCTGTCGCTCCTGGACGTTTTACTTGCTGATTCTCTCCCAACCGAGTTATTTCAGACAAGTCTTCAAGTTCGACATTGGAAAG GTGGGAACGTTGGCGGCTCTTCCTCATTTGGTGATGACGATCATCGTGCCTATAGGAGGACAATTGGCGGATCATTTGCGTCGCAATGGAATTCTTACGACGACATCCGTCCGTAAAATTTTCAACTGCGGAGGATTCGGAATGGAGGCCATTTTCTTAATG GTGGTGGCTTACACGCGTGACACGACCATCGCCATCACGACTTTAACTCTGGCCGTCGGTTTCAGCGGTTTCGCTATATCAG GTTTCAACGTCAATCATTTGGACATTGCTCCCCGCTACGCCAGTATCTTAATGGGAATCTCTAACGGAGTTGGAACGTTGTCGGGCATGTTTTGCCCCATTGTTGTCGAGTCGCTCACCAAAAATGAG aaaccGGAGGAGTGGCAGACGGTCTTTGTCATTGCATCGGTGATTCACTTCCTGGGCGTCGGCTTTTACGCCGTGTTCGCGTCTGGCGAACTCCAGCCGTGGGCCGAGCCCAAAGACGACGAAGAGGATGTGCCAGCTCTCACAGCAGCTCCCACAACGGCCTGGAATCCATTCGATTCTCAACAGAAACCCCAATACAACGGAGAGCAACAACCAAACTACGCCTCTACg GAGACGACGCCAGCTGTTCAGGGTAGCAACAATCCTTTCAACGGTCGATTACATTCCTATGGAGCCACAGCTGACTATTCCTATCAAGAGCAACAGCAAGCTCCGCCCAGACCACCCTACCCTGGTAATCCCGGATCATTCCAAGCAGATTTCTCAAACGTTCAACAGGTTCAACCAGCTGCTCAGGATATCTACATGCACGGCACTCTGCAAGATAGGAATTACTAG
- the LOC124336255 gene encoding GDP-L-fucose synthase-like, which produces MGSEKKIILVTGGSGLVGQAIKQAKQQDPRENETFIFLTSKDGDLKDPAATQRIFERYKPTHVIHLAAMVGGLFNNMQHNLDFLRNNILINDNVLHNSHKLGVKKVVSCLSTCIFPDKTSYPIDETMIHNGPPHPSNFGYSYAKRLIDVQNHAYNQQHGCHFTSVIPTNVFGAYDNFNLEDGHVIPGLIHKAYIAKKEGKPLVVAGSGKPLRQFIYSIDLAKLFLFVLREYEEIEPIILSVDESSEVSIGEVAKMIADAFQLEHGIVLDETKSDGQFKKTASNKKLRGYLPDFQFMPLKDAIDRTVQWFNLNYNTARK; this is translated from the exons ATGGgaagtgaaaagaaaatcattctGGTCACCGGCGGCAGCGGTTTAGTAGGACAGGCCATCAAGCAAGCCAAGCAGCAAGATCCCAGGGAGAACGAGACGTTTATTTTCCTCACCTCCAAAGATGGAGatcttaa GGACCCTGCAGCAACACAAAGAATTTTTGAAAGATATAAACCAACTCATGTCATTCATCTTGCTGCTATGGTTGGAGGGCTATTCAACAATATGCAGcacaatttagattttttg cGGAACAATATTCTTATCAATGATAATGTACTTCACAACAGCCACAAGTTGGGTGTGAAAAAAGTTGTGTCATGCTTGTCAACTTGCATATTTCCAGACAAAACTTCATACCCAATTGATGAAACTATG ATCCACAATGGTCCTCCACACCCTTCAAACTTTGGTTATAGCTATGCGAAGCGGTTGATTGATGTCCAGAACCATGCTTACAATCAGCAACATGGTTGTCACTTTACTTCTGTGATTCCAACTAATGTCTTTGGAGCTTATGATAACTTCAATTTGGAG GATGGTCATGTCATACCAGGACTTATTCACAAAGCTTACATCGCGAAAAAGGAAGGGAAGCCGTTGGTTGTTGCTGGATCTGGGAAACCGCTGCGTCAGTTCATTTATTCGATAGATTTAGCTAAATTATTCCTGTTTGTACTTCGAGAGTATGAAGAGATTGAGCCCATTATCTTGTCAG TTGATGAATCGAGTGAGGTGTCTATCGGAGAGGTTGCGAAGATGATTGCGGATGCTTTCCAGTTGGAACATGGAATTGTCTTAGACGAAACCAAGTCGGACGGACAGTTCAAAAAGACGGcttctaacaagaaattgcgAGGCTATCTACCCGACTTCCAATTCATGCCACTCAAGGATGCTATTGATCGGACGGTTCAGTGGTTCAACCTCAACTACAATACGGCCCGCAAATAA
- the LOC124334481 gene encoding putative inorganic phosphate cotransporter isoform X2, with protein MVQQTSIPVTEQHEVDENETVNEKLRLVPHDDEDQGCWGTRHTLVLLGFLGFANVYAMRVNLSVTIVAMVNQSAIPHINQTAVDICPETPGDSQSGIVKDGEFAWDEYKQGIILGSFFWGYVLTQIPGGRLAELFGGRKLLGYGILSTSLFTLLTPFAARASDTLLIFCRVLMGLGEGVTFPAMYAMLAEWAPPWERSKMAAFVFTGAQFGTVITLPLSGILCEHGFDGGWPTVFYVFGTLGIVWFAVWMPLTADSPSRHLKISKEEKDYICSSLKDSIKRKSAPVPWRCMFRSKACWAVGAANVGHAWGFYTLLTELPSYMDNILHFNMKQNSFVSALPYLAMWLFSLLCSTVADLLISKQIFRVITVRKIFNSIGQYGPALALIGAGFIGCDTVAAVILLTLAVGLSGASYSAFQVNFVEIAPPYAGTLFGITNAVANLCGFMAPYAVGVLVKGNVIGLITLAVFLFVWRRGRVSRRGICLVGLCESGKTLIFSQLIYKKAVESFTSMKENVGVLQIENKGALKLVDVPGHERVRQRFFDTYKTTARGIVFVLDSFSLNKDIRDVAEYLYTILSDPVVLSNRPQMLILCNKQDHALAKGPQVIQSVLEKEMNVLRNTQTNQLEAISEGGNRKSCYLGQEGKNFEFADLYPQRVEFAASSAQTEDLEKLKKWLQSVA; from the exons ATGGTGCAACAAACTAGTATCCCAGTAACAGAACAACACGAAGTAGACGAAAATGAAACAGTAAATGAAAAGTTGCGACTAGTTCCCCACGATGACGAAGACCAAG GATGCTGGGGGACTAGACATACCCTAGTCTTGCTAGGATTCTTGGGGTTTGCCAATGTCTATGCCATGAGAGTGAATTTGTCCGTGACGATCGTAGCGATGGTCAATCAGAGCGCTATCCCACACATCAATCAAACCGCGGTGGATATCTGCCCTGAGACTCCAGGAGACAGCCAATCCGGAATAGTAAAG gacggAGAGTTTGCCTGGGATGAATATAAACAAGGAATCATCCTGGGTTCCTTCTTCTGGGGCTACGTTTTAACGCAAATCCCTGGTGGGAGGTTGGCGGAGCTTTTTGGCGGCCGAAAATTACTTGGTTATGGTATACTCAGCACTTCACTTTTCACGTTGTTGACTCCATTCGCCGCTCGAGCAAGCGACACTTTGCTGATCTTCTGTCGAGTCTTGATGGGATTGGGAGAG GGTGTGACGTTCCCGGCGATGTACGCAATGCTTGCCGAATGGGCTCCACCGTGGGAGAGAAGTAAAATGGCCGCTTTCGTTTTCACAG GCGCACAATTTGGGACTGTAATAACACTGCCTCTTTCGGGAATTCTTTGCGAGCACGGATTCGACGGCGGGTGGCCAACAGTGTTTTACGTATTCGGGACTTTGGGTATCGTCTGGTTCGCCGTTTGGATGCCCCTCACTGCTGATTCTCCATCTCGACATCTCAAAATATCCAAAGAGGAGAAAGATTACATTTGCAGTTCTTTGAAAGACTCCATTAAAAGG AAAAGTGCTCCCGTACCGTGGCGATGCATGTTTAGATCAAAAGCTTGCTGGGCTGTAGGGGCGGCCAATGTTGGTCACGCCTGGGGATTTTACACGCTGTTGACTGAACTACCGAGTTACATGGataatattttacattttaacaTGAaacag AATAGTTTTGTGTCCGCTCTGCCCTACTTGGCGATGTGGCTTTTCTCGCTCCTTTGCAGCACAGTCGCAGATCTTCTCATTTCCAAACAAATATTTAGAGTTATTACTGTACGGAAGATATTTAATTCTATTG GCCAATACGGACCCGCGTTGGCTTTAATTGGTGCTGGATTTATTGGATGTGATACTGTAGCTGCCGTAATTTTACTTACTTTGGCAGTGGGACTTAGTGGTGCTTCTTATTCTGCTTTTCAA gTGAACTTTGTCGAAATTGCACCACCTTACGCCGGAACTTTGTTTGGAATTACTAATGCAGTGGCCAATCTCTGTGGATTTATGGCTCCTTATGCTGTGGGTGTGCTAGTTAAAGGAAACGTga TTGGTCTCATCACTTTGG cggttttcctttttgtttggaGAAGAGGACGTGTATCACGTCGTGGAATTTGTTTAGTGGGTCTGTGTGAATCTGgaaaaacattaattttctCACAATTGATCTATAAAAAGGCTGTTGAGTCCTTCACTTccatgaaagaaaatgttggagtgctacaaattgaaaataag GGAGCTTTGAAGTTGGTTGATGTACCAGGCCATGAGCGTGTGCGTCAGCGCTTCTTTGACACTTACAAAACAACAGCAAGAGGGATTGTGTTTGTCTTGGATTCTTTCAGTCTCAACAAAGATATTCGTGATGTGGCAGA GTACCTCTACACTATCCTGAGTGATCCAGTTGTGCTATCTAACAGACCACAAATGCTTATCTTGTGCAACAAACAGGATCATGCATTAGCTAAAGGACCCCAAGTCATTCAGTCTgttcttgaaaaagaaat GAATGTACTGAGAAACACCCAAACCAACCAACTGGAAGCCATATCTGAAGGTGGAAACAGAAAATCTTGCTATCTCGGTCAAGAAGgaaagaattttgaatttgccgATCTTTATCCCCAACGTGTTGAATTTGCCGCTTCAAGTGCCCAAACGGAAGACTtggagaaattgaaaaagtggctGCAATCAGTTGCTTAA
- the LOC124334481 gene encoding putative inorganic phosphate cotransporter isoform X1 → MVQQTSIPVTEQHEVDENETVNEKLRLVPHDDEDQGCWGTRHTLVLLGFLGFANVYAMRVNLSVTIVAMVNQSAIPHINQTAVDICPETPGDSQSGIVKDGEFAWDEYKQGIILGSFFWGYVLTQIPGGRLAELFGGRKLLGYGILSTSLFTLLTPFAARASDTLLIFCRVLMGLGEGVTFPAMYAMLAEWAPPWERSKMAAFVFTGAQFGTVITLPLSGILCEHGFDGGWPTVFYVFGTLGIVWFAVWMPLTADSPSRHLKISKEEKDYICSSLKDSIKRKSAPVPWRCMFRSKACWAVGAANVGHAWGFYTLLTELPSYMDNILHFNMKQNSFVSALPYLAMWLFSLLCSTVADLLISKQIFRVITVRKIFNSIGQYGPALALIGAGFIGCDTVAAVILLTLAVGLSGASYSAFQVNFVEIAPPYAGTLFGITNAVANLCGFMAPYAVGVLVKGNQTLGQWRLVFLIAAGVYFVSNTIFLMFASSKVQPWAECEDLGTEEPINSGDDEEESDFLSRPFPYIQPDSLF, encoded by the exons ATGGTGCAACAAACTAGTATCCCAGTAACAGAACAACACGAAGTAGACGAAAATGAAACAGTAAATGAAAAGTTGCGACTAGTTCCCCACGATGACGAAGACCAAG GATGCTGGGGGACTAGACATACCCTAGTCTTGCTAGGATTCTTGGGGTTTGCCAATGTCTATGCCATGAGAGTGAATTTGTCCGTGACGATCGTAGCGATGGTCAATCAGAGCGCTATCCCACACATCAATCAAACCGCGGTGGATATCTGCCCTGAGACTCCAGGAGACAGCCAATCCGGAATAGTAAAG gacggAGAGTTTGCCTGGGATGAATATAAACAAGGAATCATCCTGGGTTCCTTCTTCTGGGGCTACGTTTTAACGCAAATCCCTGGTGGGAGGTTGGCGGAGCTTTTTGGCGGCCGAAAATTACTTGGTTATGGTATACTCAGCACTTCACTTTTCACGTTGTTGACTCCATTCGCCGCTCGAGCAAGCGACACTTTGCTGATCTTCTGTCGAGTCTTGATGGGATTGGGAGAG GGTGTGACGTTCCCGGCGATGTACGCAATGCTTGCCGAATGGGCTCCACCGTGGGAGAGAAGTAAAATGGCCGCTTTCGTTTTCACAG GCGCACAATTTGGGACTGTAATAACACTGCCTCTTTCGGGAATTCTTTGCGAGCACGGATTCGACGGCGGGTGGCCAACAGTGTTTTACGTATTCGGGACTTTGGGTATCGTCTGGTTCGCCGTTTGGATGCCCCTCACTGCTGATTCTCCATCTCGACATCTCAAAATATCCAAAGAGGAGAAAGATTACATTTGCAGTTCTTTGAAAGACTCCATTAAAAGG AAAAGTGCTCCCGTACCGTGGCGATGCATGTTTAGATCAAAAGCTTGCTGGGCTGTAGGGGCGGCCAATGTTGGTCACGCCTGGGGATTTTACACGCTGTTGACTGAACTACCGAGTTACATGGataatattttacattttaacaTGAaacag AATAGTTTTGTGTCCGCTCTGCCCTACTTGGCGATGTGGCTTTTCTCGCTCCTTTGCAGCACAGTCGCAGATCTTCTCATTTCCAAACAAATATTTAGAGTTATTACTGTACGGAAGATATTTAATTCTATTG GCCAATACGGACCCGCGTTGGCTTTAATTGGTGCTGGATTTATTGGATGTGATACTGTAGCTGCCGTAATTTTACTTACTTTGGCAGTGGGACTTAGTGGTGCTTCTTATTCTGCTTTTCAA gTGAACTTTGTCGAAATTGCACCACCTTACGCCGGAACTTTGTTTGGAATTACTAATGCAGTGGCCAATCTCTGTGGATTTATGGCTCCTTATGCTGTGGGTGTGCTAGTTAAAGGAAAC CAAACACTTGGTCAATGGCGTCTGGTATTTTTAATCGCTGCCGGAGTCTACTTCGTTTCAAACACGATATTTCTGATGTTTGCATCGAGCAAAGTACAACCCTGGGCCGAATGCGAAGATCTCG GAACGGAGGAGCCAATTAATTCAGGTGACGATGAAGAAGAGTctgattttctctctcgtcctTTTCCTTACATCCAACCGGATTCATTGTTTTAA
- the LOC124335174 gene encoding suppressor of fused homolog yields MQKAQMHVVANTCATGNVASVASNFGPESGPNDGQQLMLSSSALGLEILYESCKQVYPLQPNPLQVTAFIKYWLGGPDPLDYISMYDHPGIPELHIPPHWHYISFGLTDLHGDGRVHEPSGPEFPSGFGFELTFRLAKKSGEATPPTWPAALLQALAKYVFHTGNSFFAGDHVSWHCPLDGSDFECRLQHMLLAEDLLLPPVQGPLGSVKFLQVVAVTEEELQVSQHWNGTSVLELLRRVPSAGGPWLVADMQRQLSLFELQPSFRREVEHGIDRDGCSLSGVSARCHWEERKVTSKTGSAWRSPEAEDDSSSQDDEEDEPEAGATLGRHRPADGEPTINGEIWPIRRLYKGVHLTLNLEAASLLPVVLRGRLRHDRHFTFKAVAGDTAVTLLTGRVGGALASPSAPLVSKGPWLQILVDSEWLAKLESDLACLQQPDGVVVPKTFCWFDRQMALTVVPDEL; encoded by the exons atgcagAAAGCACAAATGCATGTCGTCGCAAACACGTGTGCAACGGGAAATGTGGCTAGTGTTGCCAGCAACTTTGGTCCCGAATCTGGTCCAAATGACGGTCAACAATTGATGCTTTCTTCTTCAGCATTGGGATTGGAAATATTGTATGAATCATGTAAACAAGTGTACCCCCTTCAACCAAATCCATTGCAAGTGACAGCGTTCATCAAATATTG GCTTGGTGGTCCAGATCCTTTAGACTATATAAGCATGTACGATCATCCTGGAATCCCAGAACTTCACATCCCTCCACATTGGCATTACATCAG TTTTGGCCTGACAGACTTGCACGGTGATGGCAGAGTTCACGAGCCTTCAGGACCAGAGTTTCCTAGTGGTTTTGGTTTTGAGCTGACTTTCCGCTTAGCCAAAAAGTCTGGTGAAGCCACACCACCCACATGGCCAGCAGCTCTGTTACAAGCTCTTGCCAAGTATGTTTTCCACACTGGTAACTCTTTCTTCGCTGGTGACCACGTCTCCTGGCATTGTCCTCTGGACGGATCGGATTTTGAATGTCGCTTGCAACACATGCTCCTGGCGGAGGATCTTCTGTTACCGCCAGTCCAAGGGCCATTAGGTTCCGTCAAGTTTCTGCAAGTCGTCGCCGTTACGGAGGAAGAGTTGCAAGTTTCCCAGCACTGGAATGGAACTAGCGTGTTGGAACTTTTGCGACGAGTTCCCTC TGCCGGAGGCCCTTGGCTTGTTGCCGACATGCAGCGTCAGTTATCGCTGTTTGAATTGCAGCCCTCCTTCCGCCGCGAAGTCGAACATG GGATCGATCGTGACGGATGCTCGTTGTCGGGCGTCAGCGCCCGCTGCCACTGGGAGGAGAGAAAAGTCACTTCGAAAACTGGTTCGGCATGGAGGAGTCCGGAAGCTGAGGACGACTCTAGTAGTCAGGATGACGAAGAGGATGAACCGGAAGCTGGAGCGACCCTCGGGCGTCATCGACCGGCCGACGGTGAGCCAACCATCAACGGCGAAATCTGGCCCATTCGACGACTCTACAAGGGTGTCCATTTGACGCTCAACTTGGAAGCTGCTTCCCTCCTGCCCGTCGTTCTTCG ggGACGACTTCGACACGATCGGCATTTCACCTTCAAAGCAGTGGCCGGCGACACGGCGGTGACGCTCCTGACGGGCAGAGTGGGAGGTGCATTGGCTTCACCGTCAGCTCCTCTCGTTTCCAAAGGTCCTTGGCTTCAGATCCTCGTCGATTCCGAGTGGTTAGCCAAACTAGAATCTGATTTGGCTTGCCTCCAGCAGCCCGATGGG GTGGTCGTTCCCAAAACGTTTTGCTGGTTCGACCGACAGATGGCGTTGACGGTAGTTCCCGATGAATTATGA